One Candidatus Eisenbacteria bacterium DNA window includes the following coding sequences:
- a CDS encoding cytochrome ubiquinol oxidase subunit I: MNYPFWHIPTVGGGVLIAVIAILHVYIAHLAVGGGFFLVWTERLARRRNDDALFEYVRRHTWFFLLLTMVFGGISGVGIWFIIALVHPAATSALIHAFVFGWAIEWVFFVVEITALLLYHYLFTRLSGRAHMAIGWVYFGAAWLSLFIINGILAFMLTPGRWLETGSFFDGFFNPSFWPSLIYRTAFALTVAGLFGLITAAFSRGTRLENSLYRYCARFTLIPFVGMLLSGYWFLRTLPGEAAANLLHLNPEAEFFVAAFLLGAALIFLGGLSMLSSMSRPARRASVLLLVLIGLGWMGGMEYIREIARKPFVIYDHMYSTSVLVSDAERLNNEGFLANAKWVAHKEVTDENRLDAGRELFVHQCLICHTVGGYNDVSAKTAGLDAFALSVRLNGQGKARTYMPPFAGTTAEREALAAYVAEGLHGVAPVERPPVAVAREEMDPLPFDPSRAEYVLLAWNDLGMHCISDNDRYFVILPPANTLYAQLIRRGPKPVIVSGGVELTYAPEAGYMRPESHVPFWEFASSNFGVALEPGVGLKGNRVTGALEYQAAQKAYVAEAIPVVPYRDERPYNPYPVFTVEARDRKTGGLLASTRTVVPTTTEMGCLNCHGGEWRVGGVSGIGDITAENILAVHDRSHGTDLLVGAREGAPRLCQSCHPDPVLGAKGAPGMMSLSASLHGFHANYLRGYGVRACNACHPNHPDGVTKCLRGVHPQRRVSCTTCHGDIEEHALALLLRERELGRPQAERYIRNLRPLSVASIDEIHSRTPWLNEPDCLNCHPEYARTPDRTKLASYNKWVPAGEMLFRNRGDARGILCATCHGAPHAIYPTRNMYGEDRDNLGPLQYQGNRNVIGRGDNCALCHTRKMPCNAHHPGVLRGSEGGR; the protein is encoded by the coding sequence ATGAATTATCCCTTCTGGCATATTCCGACCGTGGGCGGCGGCGTTCTGATCGCCGTCATCGCCATCCTTCACGTCTACATCGCCCACCTCGCCGTCGGGGGTGGTTTCTTTCTGGTCTGGACGGAGCGGCTCGCCCGCCGCCGAAACGACGACGCCCTCTTCGAATACGTCCGCCGCCACACCTGGTTCTTTCTGCTCCTCACCATGGTCTTCGGCGGAATCAGCGGCGTCGGCATCTGGTTCATCATCGCCCTGGTTCACCCCGCCGCGACCTCCGCGCTGATCCACGCGTTCGTCTTCGGATGGGCGATCGAGTGGGTATTCTTCGTCGTCGAGATCACGGCGCTTCTCCTCTATCACTATCTCTTCACACGCCTCTCCGGCCGAGCGCACATGGCGATCGGTTGGGTCTACTTCGGCGCCGCCTGGCTCTCCCTCTTCATCATCAACGGCATCCTCGCCTTCATGCTCACCCCCGGCCGCTGGCTCGAGACCGGATCCTTCTTCGACGGTTTCTTCAATCCTTCATTCTGGCCGAGCTTGATTTACCGAACCGCGTTCGCCCTCACCGTGGCGGGACTCTTCGGATTGATCACGGCGGCCTTCTCCCGCGGCACGCGTCTCGAAAATTCGCTCTACCGTTACTGCGCCCGTTTCACCCTCATCCCCTTCGTCGGGATGCTCCTCTCCGGATATTGGTTTCTCCGCACGCTCCCCGGGGAAGCGGCGGCGAACCTGCTTCACCTCAACCCGGAGGCGGAGTTCTTCGTCGCCGCCTTCCTGTTGGGGGCGGCCCTCATCTTCCTCGGCGGCCTCTCGATGCTCTCGTCCATGTCACGGCCGGCCCGCCGCGCCTCCGTGCTTCTCCTCGTGTTGATCGGCCTCGGGTGGATGGGGGGCATGGAGTACATTCGCGAGATCGCCCGCAAACCCTTCGTCATCTACGACCACATGTACTCCACGTCCGTGCTCGTCTCCGACGCAGAGCGCTTGAACAACGAAGGGTTCCTGGCGAACGCGAAATGGGTCGCCCACAAAGAGGTAACGGACGAGAACCGTCTCGATGCGGGCCGCGAGCTGTTCGTTCACCAATGTCTGATCTGTCACACCGTCGGCGGATACAACGACGTATCCGCGAAGACCGCCGGCCTGGACGCCTTCGCCCTCTCGGTCCGCTTGAACGGCCAGGGGAAAGCGCGCACCTACATGCCCCCCTTCGCCGGCACGACCGCGGAGAGAGAGGCGCTGGCCGCCTACGTCGCCGAGGGACTCCATGGCGTCGCGCCGGTGGAACGGCCGCCGGTCGCCGTCGCGCGGGAGGAGATGGACCCGCTCCCCTTCGATCCGTCCCGCGCCGAATACGTTCTCCTCGCTTGGAACGATCTGGGGATGCACTGTATCTCCGACAACGACCGTTACTTCGTGATCCTACCGCCGGCGAACACGCTCTACGCCCAGCTGATCCGGCGCGGGCCGAAACCCGTCATCGTCTCCGGGGGCGTGGAACTGACCTACGCGCCCGAAGCGGGATACATGCGCCCCGAGAGCCACGTCCCCTTCTGGGAGTTCGCGTCCTCCAACTTCGGCGTCGCGCTGGAGCCGGGAGTGGGTTTGAAGGGGAACCGCGTGACCGGTGCCCTGGAGTATCAAGCCGCGCAGAAGGCCTATGTGGCCGAGGCGATCCCCGTCGTTCCCTATCGGGACGAGCGCCCCTACAATCCCTACCCGGTCTTCACCGTCGAAGCGCGAGACCGGAAAACGGGCGGGCTGCTGGCGTCCACCCGGACGGTGGTGCCCACCACCACCGAGATGGGGTGCCTGAACTGCCACGGGGGCGAGTGGCGCGTCGGCGGCGTGTCGGGGATCGGCGACATCACCGCCGAGAACATTCTTGCCGTGCATGACCGGTCCCACGGCACGGACCTGCTCGTCGGCGCGCGGGAGGGAGCGCCGAGGCTCTGCCAGAGCTGCCACCCGGATCCCGTGCTCGGCGCGAAGGGCGCGCCGGGAATGATGAGCCTTTCCGCGTCGCTTCATGGTTTTCACGCGAACTATCTGCGCGGCTACGGCGTCCGGGCCTGCAACGCCTGCCACCCGAACCACCCGGACGGAGTCACCAAGTGCCTCCGCGGCGTGCACCCGCAGAGGCGCGTCTCCTGCACCACCTGCCACGGCGACATCGAGGAGCACGCCCTCGCGCTGCTTCTCCGCGAGAGAGAGCTGGGGCGGCCCCAGGCGGAGCGTTACATCCGCAATCTCCGTCCCCTTTCGGTCGCCTCCATCGACGAGATCCACTCGCGTACTCCCTGGTTGAACGAGCCGGACTGCCTCAACTGTCACCCGGAGTACGCGCGGACGCCGGACCGGACGAAACTCGCCTCCTACAACAAGTGGGTCCCCGCCGGGGAGATGCTCTTCCGCAACCGAGGCGACGCCCGGGGGATTCTCTGCGCCACCTGCCACGGCGCGCCCCACGCGATCTACCCGACCCGGAACATGTACGGCGAGGACAGGGACAACCTCGGGCCGCTCCAGTATCAGGGGAACAGAAACGTCATCGGCCGCGGCGACAACTGCGCGCTTTGCCACACCCGTAAGATGCCCTGCAACGCGCACCACCCCGGCGTGCTGCGCGGAAGCGAAGGAGGCCGATAG
- a CDS encoding DsbA family protein — protein MCKNRWIIAAAVLWAALAGATSAADVPWHLIEGGEDLRPFQQEVVAEVLAVAENYGGCDGTILDCLNRNPDDRAARRLADFVVRRVRADRDPEEILQEVEERRLSAAPPDIHEPDLDGLVPSGDADAPVQVVIYADFGCPYCKVATAAFREWTAEEPDKIAFYFKNFPLKTNEQAVPAALALLAAERQGRFWEALDYLYAKDDALGEATYAACAVETKMDAARFAADRKDKALVERLRNEKTEALHFGVRTTPGIFINGKRYLGVKTPEELYDRIDEELEMVAAEAEKK, from the coding sequence ATGTGTAAGAACCGTTGGATTATCGCCGCCGCCGTCCTCTGGGCGGCGCTTGCCGGAGCGACCTCCGCCGCGGACGTCCCCTGGCATCTGATCGAAGGAGGGGAGGATCTGCGTCCCTTCCAACAGGAGGTCGTCGCCGAGGTGCTCGCCGTGGCGGAGAACTACGGCGGCTGCGACGGAACGATATTGGACTGTCTCAACCGGAATCCCGACGACCGGGCGGCGCGCCGGCTCGCCGACTTCGTCGTGCGAAGGGTACGGGCGGACCGGGATCCCGAGGAGATTCTGCAGGAAGTCGAGGAGCGCCGCCTCTCCGCCGCGCCGCCGGACATCCACGAACCGGACCTCGACGGGCTCGTCCCCTCCGGTGACGCGGACGCACCGGTTCAGGTCGTGATTTACGCCGATTTCGGGTGCCCCTACTGCAAGGTGGCCACCGCCGCCTTCCGGGAATGGACCGCCGAGGAGCCCGACAAAATCGCTTTCTATTTCAAAAACTTTCCCTTGAAGACGAACGAACAGGCGGTCCCCGCGGCGCTGGCTTTGCTCGCCGCCGAACGGCAGGGGCGTTTCTGGGAGGCGTTGGATTACCTTTACGCCAAGGACGACGCGCTGGGCGAGGCGACCTACGCGGCCTGCGCCGTCGAGACGAAGATGGACGCGGCGCGATTCGCGGCGGACCGGAAAGACAAGGCGCTGGTGGAGCGTCTCAGAAACGAGAAAACCGAAGCGCTCCATTTCGGGGTGCGGACCACGCCGGGCATTTTCATCAACGGCAAGCGGTATCTCGGCGTGAAGACGCCCGAGGAGCTTTACGACCGAATCGACGAGGAGCTGGAGATGGTCGCCGCCGAAGCGGAGAAGAAGTAG
- a CDS encoding DoxX family membrane protein, with the protein MTPVERRRKILAALSVPIRIYLGIVFIYAAIYKIAEPYDFALAVATYQVAPLVLVNIFAVILPWVELVTGVALIAGFWTKENATLILLMMILFIVVLSVVLGTGREMGCGCFASQEAAEEISWLTLARDFFWTALAAFLILFDDGRYGMDGLFRRRRLRHV; encoded by the coding sequence ATGACTCCCGTTGAGCGACGGCGGAAAATCCTGGCGGCGCTGAGCGTTCCGATCCGGATCTATCTCGGGATCGTTTTTATCTACGCCGCCATCTACAAAATCGCCGAACCTTACGATTTCGCCCTCGCGGTGGCGACCTATCAGGTCGCCCCGCTGGTGTTGGTCAACATCTTCGCCGTCATCTTGCCCTGGGTGGAGCTTGTGACGGGCGTCGCCCTCATCGCCGGTTTCTGGACCAAGGAGAACGCGACGCTGATCCTGCTCATGATGATCCTCTTCATCGTCGTCCTTTCCGTCGTCCTCGGCACGGGACGGGAGATGGGTTGCGGATGCTTCGCCTCGCAGGAGGCGGCGGAGGAGATCAGCTGGCTCACCCTGGCGCGGGACTTTTTCTGGACCGCGCTGGCGGCGTTCCTCATCCTGTTCGACGACGGCCGTTACGGAATGGACGGTCTTTTTCGGAGGAGGCGTTTGCGACATGTGTAA
- a CDS encoding rhodanese-like domain-containing protein yields the protein MPHARNLKGFLLRTTILVGVSSLTAVMVNAFRSDSLDWVAAAEYEIYEECPESTEPATPVTLDELRENPDYFLVIDCRDEESFVADHLEGSISIPYDPLFPVDEEAVLAIRESVGDRTVVVVGDSMTAKLLADDLIAQGIEWVQYLEDGQGWPALLHGGREHDSR from the coding sequence ATGCCACACGCCCGAAACCTGAAAGGCTTCCTGCTTCGCACGACGATCCTCGTGGGCGTTTCCTCCCTGACCGCCGTAATGGTCAACGCTTTTCGAAGCGACTCCCTTGATTGGGTCGCCGCCGCGGAGTACGAAATCTACGAAGAATGCCCCGAGTCGACGGAACCGGCCACGCCGGTCACTCTGGACGAGCTTCGGGAGAACCCGGATTATTTTCTGGTCATCGATTGCCGGGATGAGGAGTCGTTCGTCGCCGACCATCTGGAGGGATCGATTTCCATCCCCTACGATCCGCTCTTCCCGGTGGATGAGGAGGCGGTCCTCGCCATCCGTGAAAGCGTGGGCGACCGGACCGTGGTGGTGGTGGGCGACTCGATGACCGCCAAGCTTCTCGCGGACGATCTGATCGCACAAGGGATCGAGTGGGTGCAGTACCTCGAGGACGGCCAGGGTTGGCCGGCGCTTCTGCATGGCGGCCGAGAGCATGACTCCCGTTGA
- a CDS encoding pyridoxal-phosphate dependent enzyme — MIYDDILQVVGNTPVVRLNRIGADLPVRLYAKCEFLNPGGSLKDRVGVRMVQGLEEKGAIREGSTLIEPTSGNTGIGMALAAAVGGYRLIVTMPEKMSREKVAVLEALGVEIVRTPTEALHDDPDGQFMVAKRLNEEIEDSIIPDQYTNRDNPDSHYYGTGKEIWEDFGDGLDMVVIGAGTGGTITGVARYLKERNPKIRVIGVDPYGSVLGGRKEVHSYLVEGIGYDFIPDVLDNGLVDRYVYVNDRDSFLMARRLIREEGLLVGGSSGSAVWAMLEALREEPEIRTALCILPDAIRNYLTKFVSDEWMRGHGFPVDEREETHASTRSR, encoded by the coding sequence ATGATTTACGACGACATTCTGCAGGTGGTGGGCAACACCCCGGTAGTCCGCCTGAACAGGATCGGCGCCGACCTCCCGGTCCGCCTGTACGCCAAGTGCGAGTTCCTGAACCCCGGCGGTTCGTTGAAGGATCGGGTCGGGGTGCGCATGGTTCAGGGGTTGGAGGAGAAGGGGGCGATCCGCGAGGGTTCCACCCTGATCGAACCGACCAGCGGCAATACCGGGATCGGCATGGCGTTGGCCGCCGCCGTCGGCGGCTATCGCTTGATCGTCACCATGCCGGAGAAGATGAGCCGGGAGAAGGTGGCGGTGCTCGAGGCGCTCGGCGTGGAGATCGTCCGAACGCCCACCGAGGCGCTTCACGACGACCCGGACGGCCAGTTCATGGTGGCGAAGCGCTTGAACGAGGAGATCGAGGACTCGATCATCCCCGACCAGTACACCAACCGGGACAACCCGGACTCCCACTACTACGGCACGGGCAAGGAGATCTGGGAGGACTTCGGCGACGGGTTGGACATGGTGGTGATCGGCGCCGGAACGGGCGGCACCATTACCGGCGTCGCTCGATATCTCAAGGAACGCAACCCGAAGATCCGGGTCATCGGTGTCGATCCTTACGGCTCGGTGCTCGGCGGCCGCAAGGAGGTGCACTCCTACCTGGTCGAGGGGATCGGCTACGACTTCATCCCCGACGTGCTCGACAACGGCCTGGTGGACCGGTACGTCTACGTGAACGACCGGGACAGTTTTCTCATGGCGCGAAGGTTGATTCGCGAAGAAGGCCTTCTCGTCGGCGGCAGCTCCGGCTCGGCGGTTTGGGCGATGCTGGAGGCGCTCCGGGAGGAGCCGGAGATCCGCACCGCGCTCTGCATTCTCCCCGACGCGATACGTAACTATCTGACCAAGTTCGTGAGTGACGAGTGGATGCGCGGTCACGGATTCCCGGTCGACGAGCGAGAGGAAACGCACGCCTCGACGCGGAGCCGCTGA